TCAAGATCCAGCGGCGGCCCACAGAGGAAAGCGAGGAGGACCGCGAACGCGAAAAAGTCCTCGCGCGCCTCGCGCTCTTCCTCGGGGACCGGTACCCCACCCTCACGCGCGTCTACGAGAAGCTCAAGCAAAGCCTCTCCACCAAACGCCAGTTCCAGCTCTCCCTAACCGACGCGAGCCAAGAAGAAATCAGCAACTCCACCCAGTTCTGCACCTCCCTCAAGCAATACGCCCTCCTCACCAGCTACCACTACAAAAGCGAGGAACGCCGCCTCCGGGCCAAGGCCAGCACCGAAGGCTGGGTACAGAACTTCCTCACGGGCGGGTGGCTCGAGAGCTACGTCATGCAAAAAATCCAGAAGGCCCTCCGCTCCAAGAACCTCCCCCACGAGGTAGCGCGCGGCCTTCAAGTCACCCTCCCGAACGGGGACCAGACCGAGCTGGATGTGCTCGTCCTGGTGCAGGGCCGCGTCTTCTGGTTCGAGACCAAGACCGGGGACTTCCAAGCCCACATCGCCAAGTACTCCAAACTCAAGAAAACCCTCGGCCTCTCCGCCAAAGAAAGCTTCCTGGTGCTGCTCGGGGTGGACAAGGCCCGCGCCCGCGAGCTTTCCGCGCTGCACAACGTCACCGTCGTGAACCAAGCCACCTTCCTCGACGCGTTCCTCGAGGCGCTAGGCCTGGTGGAAACCCCGGCTGAAGCCTAACCCGGCCACGCACCGATAGGGTAGAAGGTGCGAGAATGAGGGCATGGACCTGCTCCTTATTCTGCCGCACCCGGACGACGAGGTCTTCGGCGCGGGCGGCACCCTGATCCAGTACGCGGAACGCGGCCTCAAGACCGGCCTCATCACCCTCACCCGCGGGGATCAGGGCCGCACCCTAGGGCTCTGCACCCAGGATGAGTTGCCCCAGGTGCGCGAGGCGGAACTGCGCCGCTCCGCCGAGCGCCTCGGGATCCAGCACCTGGAGGTGCACACCTACCCGGACCGCGGCGTGGCCGAGCACCCCGAGATCACGGAGATGCTGGTGGACCGCCTCCGCGCCCTAAAGCCCCGCGCGGTCCTCACCTTCCCCCCCAACGGGATTAACGGCCACCCGGACCACGTCGCCACGAGCCGCTGGGTCACCCAAGCCGTGCAGCAAAGCGGGATCCAGACGCGGCTCTACTACTACGCGCCGCCCGAACCGTACCCAGGGCACGAGGCCGGGTACCTGCCCCCCACGCACACCCGCCGCATCCCCCCCGAGATCCTCCTGCGCAAACTAAACGCCATGGCGCAGCACAAGACCCAAGCCCTCTCCGTCCTGAACTTCATGGACCGCTTCCCGCACCGCCTGGCCGTGGAGACCTTCCACCTCGTGGGGTACACGGGCCCCGAACAGCACGAGCTCATATGATCCGGATGCTGGACCACACCGCCGACGTGGGGTTCGAGGTCCGCGCCCCCACCCGCGAAGCCCTCTTCGAAACCGCGCGCGAAGGCCTCCTGCGCCTCATGTTCCAACACCCCCCCACGCAAGGCAGCGCGACGCGCGAGGTCACGCTCCAAGCCCCGGACCTCGAGTTCCTCCTGGTGCGCTGGCTGAACGAACTCATCTACCTCGTACAAACCGCGGGGTTCGTGCCCGCCCGCGCCGCGATCACGATCACGGAGGACGCCCAAGGCTTCACGCTCCGCGCCCGGCTCGAGGGCCAGCCCTTCGACGCGGAAGCGATGGGCTGGCAAGGCGAGATCAAAAGCGCGACCTTCCACGGCCTCGAGGTGCGCCCCGAAACGAGCGGCTGGTGGGCGCGGGTGGTGCTGGACGTGTAGGAGGTGAACCATGGACAACGTGCCGTTCGAACGCCTGGACCGCTACACCTACCGCATCCCCCGCCACGGCAAGATGTGGGTGGACGCGGTGTTCTACGCCAACGACGAGATTCTCGCGCAGCTCGAGGCTGAAGGGTACGCCTCCCTAAAGCAACTCGTGAACGTCGCGACCCTACCCGGGATCGTCGGGCCGGCCCTCGCCATGCCGGACATCCACTGGGGGTACGGCTTCCCCATCGGGGGCGTGGCGGCCTTCGACCCCACGGCGGGCGGCGTGGTCAGTCCCGGCGGGGTGGGGTTCGACATCAACTGCGGCGTGCGCCTCCTCACCACGCGCCTCACGCGGGAGGACCTCGAGCCCCGAAAAACCCGGCTCGCGGACGCCCTGTACCGGCGGGTCCCGGCGGGCGTAGGCTCAGCGCGGCGGGACGTGCGCTGGAGCCCCAAGGACCTCAAGACCGTGCTGCGCGAAGGCGCGCGGGCCCTCGTCGCGCAAGGGTTCGGGGAGGCGGCGGACCTCGAGCGCATCGAGTCCGGGGGGCGGCTGCCCCTCGCGGACCCGGACCGCGTGAGCGCCCGCGCCTTGGAGCGGGGCGGGCCGCAGCTCGGCACGCTCGGCTCGGGGAACCACTTCCTCGAGGTGCAGTACGTGGACGAGGTGTACGACCCCGAGGCCGCGGAGGCCTACGGGCTTTGGGTGGGGCAGGTCACCGTCCTGATCCACACCGGCTCGCGCGGCCTGGGGCACCAGGTCTGCCAGGATTACGTGGAGCGCTTCCTGCAAGCCGCCCGGCGCTACGGGATCGAGCTCGTGGACCGGCAGCTCGCCGCCGCGCCCATCGAGAGCCCCGAAGGGCAGGACTACCTGCACGCGATGGCCGCCGCGGCGAACTTCGCGTTCGCGAACCGGCAGCTCATCACGCACAACGTGCGCCTGGCCTTCGAGGATGCCGGCTTCCTCCCGCGGGACCACCAGCTGCGCGTCCTGTACGACCTCGCGCACAACAACGCCAAGTTCGAGGAGTACGCGGGCCGGCGGGTCCTGGTGCACCGCAAGGGCGCCACGCGCGCTTTCGGGCCCGGCGCGCCGGACGTACCGCCCGCCTTCCGCACGGTGGGGCAGCCCGTCCTCGTGCCGGGGGACATGGGGCGGTACTCCTTCGTCCTCGCGGGCACCCCCGGCGCGATGACGCGCACCTTCGGCTCGAGCTGCCACGGCGCGGGCCGCCAGATGAGCCGACACAAGGCGAAGAAAGCCGCGCGGAAACGCAACCTGATCGCGGAGCTCGAGGCGCAGGGCATCCTGGTGCGCGCCGCGAGCCGCGCCACGGTGGACGAGGAGATGCCCGAGGCGTACAAGGACGTGGCCAGCGTGGTGGACGTGGTGCACGGCGCGGGGATCGGGAAAAAAGTCGCGCGGCTCCGGCCCCTCATCGTGGTCAAGGGGTAGGGTATACTCGCGCGTATGGAGCTGCGAGGCGTGCTGTTCGACTGGGGCGGGGTGTTCACCGTGGGTACCTTCGACGGCCGCGTGGTGCGCACCCTCGCGCAGCACTTCGGCCTGGAGGAAGCCCGGGTGGCCGAGGCGTACTTCGCGCGGGTCGCGCACCTCGAGGTCGGCGCGTGGAGCCTCGCGGAGTTCTGGGAGGCGCTCGCGGAGGCCTTGGGGGTGGAGGCGCCGTACGCGAGCTTCGAGCTGTTGTTCCTCTCCTGCGTCGCGCCGCGCCACGAGATGTACGCCCTCCTCGCGGCGTGGCCGCCGGAACTGCGGGTGGGGCTCCTCTCCAACAACTACCCGGTGATCTCCCAGTACCTCCGCTCGGGGCCGCACTTCGACCGGTTCGACGCGGTGGTCTTCTCCAACGAGGAAGGCGTGAAGAAACCCGACCCGCGAGCCTTCCAGCTGGCGTTAGAGCGGCTGGAGTTACCGGCGGAAGCGGTGTTGTTCGTGGACGACAACGCGGAGAACCTCGAGGCGGCCCGGCAACTCGGATTCCGCACGCACCACTTCCAGGACCCGGAAGGGTTCCGGGCGGCCCTTAAGGCCGAGGGCGTGACGCTCCCCGCCGCGCCCCAAACCCCCTAGCATGCGGGCGGTCAAGCTCTTCCAAGGGTACCTGTGGCACCCCAAGGACCGGGGCCTCGAGGGGCGCGCGTTGCTGCCCGAGTGCCTCGAGGTGCCCTTCGCGGGAGGCGCGGCGCGGGTGTGGGTCCTGGTGGACGCGGTGCCGCCGCCCTTCGCGTTTTTTGAGGACGGCACGCCCACCGCGACGCAGGCCTTCTACCAGGTGACGCTCCTCACCAAGACCGAGCGGGCTCCCGCGGAGCTCAAGCCCCTCTCCGAGGCGGTCGCGGCGCGGCTCGAGCCGTTGCTGAACGCGCTGCCCGAGGGGGTGGGGTGGCTCTTATTGGAGGACCTGCGGGAGGTTTAAACAGTTGAAAAATAGCCAACCCTGCTTTACATCATCTCTCAGATGGATCCGCTTCTCCTTACAGCACACCAGATCCGGGAGCGCTACGGCCTCCACCGCAACACCCTGTACAAGTGGGAGCAGCAGGATCTTCTGCACCCCGTCCGCACCCCCGGTGGCCGCAGGCGGTACCGGAGGGAGGAGATCGAGCGGCTTCTCTCCCTGGGGCTGGAGGCTCCCCCGGCGAAGCCGAAGCCCCGCACCGTGCTTTACGCCCGGGTGAGCACGAGGAAGCAGGAAGCGTTTCTCAAGAACCAGATCGCTCGGCTGGAGGCGTTCGCCAGGGAGCGGGGTTGGACGTACGAGGTCATCGCCGAGGTCGCGAGCGGGGTGAACGAGAACCGGCGGGGGCTCGTCAAGCTCCTGAACCGGGCCAAGAACGGGGAGGTGGAGCGGGTGGCGGTAAGGTTAGGTCCACATCCTGGTGGTGGGCCGGTGTGCACTAGTGTGCACTAATCCTAACCAGGTATGAACCCCCGGGTATAGTGGGGGTGCTATGGCGCTGGATTACACGCTCTTGAAGGAACTCACCGAAACCCCGGGGATTCCCGGTTGGGAGGACCGGGTGCGCGCGCGGGTGCTGGAGGCGGTCAAGCCCTTGGTGGACGAGGTGCGCACCGACGCGCTCGGGAACGTGATCGCGCACAAGCGCGGCCGAG
This region of Marinithermus hydrothermalis DSM 14884 genomic DNA includes:
- a CDS encoding archease, translating into MIRMLDHTADVGFEVRAPTREALFETAREGLLRLMFQHPPTQGSATREVTLQAPDLEFLLVRWLNELIYLVQTAGFVPARAAITITEDAQGFTLRARLEGQPFDAEAMGWQGEIKSATFHGLEVRPETSGWWARVVLDV
- a CDS encoding DUF3208 domain-containing protein, with the translated sequence MRAVKLFQGYLWHPKDRGLEGRALLPECLEVPFAGGAARVWVLVDAVPPPFAFFEDGTPTATQAFYQVTLLTKTERAPAELKPLSEAVAARLEPLLNALPEGVGWLLLEDLREV
- a CDS encoding RtcB family protein is translated as MDNVPFERLDRYTYRIPRHGKMWVDAVFYANDEILAQLEAEGYASLKQLVNVATLPGIVGPALAMPDIHWGYGFPIGGVAAFDPTAGGVVSPGGVGFDINCGVRLLTTRLTREDLEPRKTRLADALYRRVPAGVGSARRDVRWSPKDLKTVLREGARALVAQGFGEAADLERIESGGRLPLADPDRVSARALERGGPQLGTLGSGNHFLEVQYVDEVYDPEAAEAYGLWVGQVTVLIHTGSRGLGHQVCQDYVERFLQAARRYGIELVDRQLAAAPIESPEGQDYLHAMAAAANFAFANRQLITHNVRLAFEDAGFLPRDHQLRVLYDLAHNNAKFEEYAGRRVLVHRKGATRAFGPGAPDVPPAFRTVGQPVLVPGDMGRYSFVLAGTPGAMTRTFGSSCHGAGRQMSRHKAKKAARKRNLIAELEAQGILVRAASRATVDEEMPEAYKDVASVVDVVHGAGIGKKVARLRPLIVVKG
- a CDS encoding IS607 family transposase, with protein sequence MDPLLLTAHQIRERYGLHRNTLYKWEQQDLLHPVRTPGGRRRYRREEIERLLSLGLEAPPAKPKPRTVLYARVSTRKQEAFLKNQIARLEAFARERGWTYEVIAEVASGVNENRRGLVKLLNRAKNGEVERVAVRLGPHPGGGPVCTSVH
- a CDS encoding HAD family hydrolase, with amino-acid sequence MELRGVLFDWGGVFTVGTFDGRVVRTLAQHFGLEEARVAEAYFARVAHLEVGAWSLAEFWEALAEALGVEAPYASFELLFLSCVAPRHEMYALLAAWPPELRVGLLSNNYPVISQYLRSGPHFDRFDAVVFSNEEGVKKPDPRAFQLALERLELPAEAVLFVDDNAENLEAARQLGFRTHHFQDPEGFRAALKAEGVTLPAAPQTP
- a CDS encoding PIG-L deacetylase family protein; its protein translation is MDLLLILPHPDDEVFGAGGTLIQYAERGLKTGLITLTRGDQGRTLGLCTQDELPQVREAELRRSAERLGIQHLEVHTYPDRGVAEHPEITEMLVDRLRALKPRAVLTFPPNGINGHPDHVATSRWVTQAVQQSGIQTRLYYYAPPEPYPGHEAGYLPPTHTRRIPPEILLRKLNAMAQHKTQALSVLNFMDRFPHRLAVETFHLVGYTGPEQHELI
- a CDS encoding DUF1887 family protein codes for the protein MGILTRYLAKAMERARYDLLAAGRYAADIPEFSLHVEANNLEAARHALQEALEERVLESLRLGLPLPELDGLTLGPTTPKAERFRQLVLELWQMIQGEAPPEEAPEAPPPPKRAGPNTLEEWLASRGIKIQRRPTEESEEDREREKVLARLALFLGDRYPTLTRVYEKLKQSLSTKRQFQLSLTDASQEEISNSTQFCTSLKQYALLTSYHYKSEERRLRAKASTEGWVQNFLTGGWLESYVMQKIQKALRSKNLPHEVARGLQVTLPNGDQTELDVLVLVQGRVFWFETKTGDFQAHIAKYSKLKKTLGLSAKESFLVLLGVDKARARELSALHNVTVVNQATFLDAFLEALGLVETPAEA